One Eurosta solidaginis isolate ZX-2024a chromosome 5, ASM4086904v1, whole genome shotgun sequence DNA segment encodes these proteins:
- the LOC137252064 gene encoding uncharacterized protein isoform X3, with amino-acid sequence MNFTPFGSPFPGATTIPGLSQFTTTTAPLVSTVTSAAAVATVTAQAGSQQQDTASTSARYQQQQQQQQQQQQQQQQQTTGNVSMTHFNQPTIPIASGTTVTAIQTKFRTSVNDAQGDKYNGHLVTIETAGSSGTQQQQQAQYANIQTYSTQQTDDKRLITAAIAYPQNTITAVTPTAAAAVAGASTSQQQQQQLQAQQQQVPAPQELTQDLCNAILQQQVLQNTSWQSLTPGTTVADYLSHLPANTLPLSLHHFLKYSAETIKKENQGVVLQVQTGPPIGINTIGGTTTITIPQQQTTAQIQQQQAQQSLQTQQQQGETTVHLQTNAPISGPIVIASTSSAAASAITTSKKKKRKKRPKDRKPKLRPGEIRLTTALDGSPLYLCPECQVAYPEPDLLEIHLVGHNLERRYICDICQAALKRKDHLTRHKQSHNPERPYICTVCLKAFKRKEQLSLHFVIHSGEKRHLCQECGKGFYRKDHLRKHTRSHIARRVKAELSMQNESEHGTSMLQPVTVTTIAEVQQQQQQQQQHLQQQATSSVQQQATSSIQQQHQNTAQQQTTTQQLQQQQQQQLQQQMHTQQMQHVVVTQQQQQILN; translated from the exons ATGAATTTCACACCGTTCGGTAGTCCCTTCCCCGGTGCAACCACCATCCCTGGGTTGTCACAATTCACAACAACAACTGCGCCGTTAGTGTCGACGGTGACATCTGCAGCAGCGGTAGCAACTGTGACTGCTCAAGCAGGCTCCCAACAGCAAGACACTGCCTCCACAAGCGCTcgttatcaacaacaacaacagcagcaacaacagcagcagcagcaacaacaacaacaaacaaccgGCAATGTTAGTATGACACATTTTAATCAGCCAACAATACCGATTGCTTCGGGCACGACTGTCACGGCCATACAAACAAAGTTTCGCACATCGGTCAATGATGCACAGGGCGATAAGTATAATGGACATTTGGTGACCATAGAGACAGCTGGATCAAGTGGtacacaacaacagcagcaagcACAATATGCCAATATACAGACGTACAGTACACAGCAAACCGACGATAAACGGCTAATAACAGCGGCAATAGCCTATCCACAAAATACGATTACCGCAGTCACGccgacagcagcagcagcagtggcTGGTGCGAGCAcgtcgcaacaacaacaacagcaattacAAGCACAACAGCAGCAAGTGCCGGCGCCACAGGAATTGACGCAGGATCTTTGTAACGCAATATTACAACAACAAG TTCTACAAAATACCTCATGGCAGTCACTAACACCAGGCACAACAGTAGCTGATTACCTCTCACATCTTCCGGCGAATACGCTGCCATTATCACTTCATCATTTTCTCAAATATTCAGCGGAGAcgataaaaaaagaaaatcagGGCGTA GTTTTACAGGTACAAACTGGACCTCCTATTGGGATAAATACAATTGGTGGGACAACAACCATTACAATACCTCAACAACAAACGACGgcacaaatacaacaacaacaagcacaacAGTCACTGCAaacgcaacaacaacaaggagAAACAACGGTACATCTGCAAACCAATGCGCCAATTAGTGGCCCAATTGTAATAGCCTCAACCTCGTCTGCGGCAGCCAGCGCAATAACAACATCGAAAAAGAAGAAACGCAAAAAGCGTCCAAAAGATCGTAAACCAAAATTGCGGCCTGGAGAAATTCGACTTACAACCGCATTAGATGGCAGTCCATTATATTTGTGTCCTGAATGTCAGGTCGCATATCCTGAGCCCGATTTACTCGAAATCCATTTAGTAGGGCATAATCTTGAGCGCCGCTACATTTGCGATATTTGTCAAGCGGCCTTGAAGCGCAAGGATCATCTGACGCGTCATAAGCAATCGCACAATCCAGAGAGACCGTATATCTGTACAGTTTGTCTAAAAGCGTTCAAACGGAAAGAGCAATTAAGTCTGCACTTTGTGATACACTCAGGTGAAAAACGGCATTTGTGTCAAGAATGTGGCAAAGGATTCTATCGCAAGGATCATCTGCGCAAGCATACACGTTCTCATATAGCTCGACGCGTCAAAGCTGAGCTTAGTATGCAGAATGAAAGTGAACATGGCACGAGTATGTTGCAGCCGGTCACTGTGACAACAATTGCTGAGGTccaacagcagcaacagcaacagcaacagcatCTACAACAACAAGCGACTAGTTCAGTGCAGCAACAAGCGACGAGTTCGATACAGCAGCAACATCAGAACACTGCGCAGCAACAGACCACTACTCAGCAactgcaacagcaacaacaacaacagcttcagCAACAAATGCATACACAGCAAATGCAACATGTTGTTGTtacacagcaacaacagcaaattCTCAATTAG
- the LOC137252064 gene encoding uncharacterized protein isoform X1 yields the protein MNFTPFGSPFPGATTIPGLSQFTTTTAPLVSTVTSAAAVATVTAQAGSQQQDTASTSARYQQQQQQQQQQQQQQQQQTTGNVSMTHFNQPTIPIASGTTVTAIQTKFRTSVNDAQGDKYNGHLVTIETAGSSGTQQQQQAQYANIQTYSTQQTDDKRLITAAIAYPQNTITAVTPTAAAAVAGASTSQQQQQQLQAQQQQVPAPQELTQDLCNAILQQQGVDTKLVLQNTSWQSLTPGTTVADYLSHLPANTLPLSLHHFLKYSAETIKKENQGVVLQVQTGPPIGINTIGGTTTITIPQQQTTAQIQQQQAQQSLQTQQQQGETTVHLQTNAPISGPIVIASTSSAAASAITTSKKKKRKKRPKDRKPKLRPGEIRLTTALDGSPLYLCPECQVAYPEPDLLEIHLVGHNLERRYICDICQAALKRKDHLTRHKQSHNPERPYICTVCLKAFKRKEQLSLHFVIHSGEKRHLCQECGKGFYRKDHLRKHTRSHIARRVKAELSMQNESEHGTSMLQPVTVTTIAEVQQQQQQQQQHLQQQATSSVQQQATSSIQQQHQNTAQQQTTTQQLQQQQQQQLQQQMHTQQMQHVVVTQQQQQILN from the exons ATGAATTTCACACCGTTCGGTAGTCCCTTCCCCGGTGCAACCACCATCCCTGGGTTGTCACAATTCACAACAACAACTGCGCCGTTAGTGTCGACGGTGACATCTGCAGCAGCGGTAGCAACTGTGACTGCTCAAGCAGGCTCCCAACAGCAAGACACTGCCTCCACAAGCGCTcgttatcaacaacaacaacagcagcaacaacagcagcagcagcaacaacaacaacaaacaaccgGCAATGTTAGTATGACACATTTTAATCAGCCAACAATACCGATTGCTTCGGGCACGACTGTCACGGCCATACAAACAAAGTTTCGCACATCGGTCAATGATGCACAGGGCGATAAGTATAATGGACATTTGGTGACCATAGAGACAGCTGGATCAAGTGGtacacaacaacagcagcaagcACAATATGCCAATATACAGACGTACAGTACACAGCAAACCGACGATAAACGGCTAATAACAGCGGCAATAGCCTATCCACAAAATACGATTACCGCAGTCACGccgacagcagcagcagcagtggcTGGTGCGAGCAcgtcgcaacaacaacaacagcaattacAAGCACAACAGCAGCAAGTGCCGGCGCCACAGGAATTGACGCAGGATCTTTGTAACGCAATATTACAACAACAAGGTGTGGATACAAAGCTTG TTCTACAAAATACCTCATGGCAGTCACTAACACCAGGCACAACAGTAGCTGATTACCTCTCACATCTTCCGGCGAATACGCTGCCATTATCACTTCATCATTTTCTCAAATATTCAGCGGAGAcgataaaaaaagaaaatcagGGCGTA GTTTTACAGGTACAAACTGGACCTCCTATTGGGATAAATACAATTGGTGGGACAACAACCATTACAATACCTCAACAACAAACGACGgcacaaatacaacaacaacaagcacaacAGTCACTGCAaacgcaacaacaacaaggagAAACAACGGTACATCTGCAAACCAATGCGCCAATTAGTGGCCCAATTGTAATAGCCTCAACCTCGTCTGCGGCAGCCAGCGCAATAACAACATCGAAAAAGAAGAAACGCAAAAAGCGTCCAAAAGATCGTAAACCAAAATTGCGGCCTGGAGAAATTCGACTTACAACCGCATTAGATGGCAGTCCATTATATTTGTGTCCTGAATGTCAGGTCGCATATCCTGAGCCCGATTTACTCGAAATCCATTTAGTAGGGCATAATCTTGAGCGCCGCTACATTTGCGATATTTGTCAAGCGGCCTTGAAGCGCAAGGATCATCTGACGCGTCATAAGCAATCGCACAATCCAGAGAGACCGTATATCTGTACAGTTTGTCTAAAAGCGTTCAAACGGAAAGAGCAATTAAGTCTGCACTTTGTGATACACTCAGGTGAAAAACGGCATTTGTGTCAAGAATGTGGCAAAGGATTCTATCGCAAGGATCATCTGCGCAAGCATACACGTTCTCATATAGCTCGACGCGTCAAAGCTGAGCTTAGTATGCAGAATGAAAGTGAACATGGCACGAGTATGTTGCAGCCGGTCACTGTGACAACAATTGCTGAGGTccaacagcagcaacagcaacagcaacagcatCTACAACAACAAGCGACTAGTTCAGTGCAGCAACAAGCGACGAGTTCGATACAGCAGCAACATCAGAACACTGCGCAGCAACAGACCACTACTCAGCAactgcaacagcaacaacaacaacagcttcagCAACAAATGCATACACAGCAAATGCAACATGTTGTTGTtacacagcaacaacagcaaattCTCAATTAG
- the LOC137252064 gene encoding uncharacterized protein isoform X2: MNFTPFGSPFPGATTIPGLSQFTTTTAPLVSTVTSAAAVATVTAQAGSQQQDTASTSARYQQQQQQQQQQQQQQQQQTTGNVSMTHFNQPTIPIASGTTVTAIQTKFRTSVNDAQGDKYNGHLVTIETAGSSGTQQQQQAQYANIQTYSTQQTDDKRLITAAIAYPQNTITAVTPTAAAAVAGASTSQQQQQQLQAQQQQVPAPQELTQDLCNAILQQQGVDTKLVLQNTSWQSLTPGTTVADYLSHLPANTLPLSLHHFLKYSAETIKKENQGVVQTGPPIGINTIGGTTTITIPQQQTTAQIQQQQAQQSLQTQQQQGETTVHLQTNAPISGPIVIASTSSAAASAITTSKKKKRKKRPKDRKPKLRPGEIRLTTALDGSPLYLCPECQVAYPEPDLLEIHLVGHNLERRYICDICQAALKRKDHLTRHKQSHNPERPYICTVCLKAFKRKEQLSLHFVIHSGEKRHLCQECGKGFYRKDHLRKHTRSHIARRVKAELSMQNESEHGTSMLQPVTVTTIAEVQQQQQQQQQHLQQQATSSVQQQATSSIQQQHQNTAQQQTTTQQLQQQQQQQLQQQMHTQQMQHVVVTQQQQQILN, encoded by the exons ATGAATTTCACACCGTTCGGTAGTCCCTTCCCCGGTGCAACCACCATCCCTGGGTTGTCACAATTCACAACAACAACTGCGCCGTTAGTGTCGACGGTGACATCTGCAGCAGCGGTAGCAACTGTGACTGCTCAAGCAGGCTCCCAACAGCAAGACACTGCCTCCACAAGCGCTcgttatcaacaacaacaacagcagcaacaacagcagcagcagcaacaacaacaacaaacaaccgGCAATGTTAGTATGACACATTTTAATCAGCCAACAATACCGATTGCTTCGGGCACGACTGTCACGGCCATACAAACAAAGTTTCGCACATCGGTCAATGATGCACAGGGCGATAAGTATAATGGACATTTGGTGACCATAGAGACAGCTGGATCAAGTGGtacacaacaacagcagcaagcACAATATGCCAATATACAGACGTACAGTACACAGCAAACCGACGATAAACGGCTAATAACAGCGGCAATAGCCTATCCACAAAATACGATTACCGCAGTCACGccgacagcagcagcagcagtggcTGGTGCGAGCAcgtcgcaacaacaacaacagcaattacAAGCACAACAGCAGCAAGTGCCGGCGCCACAGGAATTGACGCAGGATCTTTGTAACGCAATATTACAACAACAAGGTGTGGATACAAAGCTTG TTCTACAAAATACCTCATGGCAGTCACTAACACCAGGCACAACAGTAGCTGATTACCTCTCACATCTTCCGGCGAATACGCTGCCATTATCACTTCATCATTTTCTCAAATATTCAGCGGAGAcgataaaaaaagaaaatcagGGCGTA GTACAAACTGGACCTCCTATTGGGATAAATACAATTGGTGGGACAACAACCATTACAATACCTCAACAACAAACGACGgcacaaatacaacaacaacaagcacaacAGTCACTGCAaacgcaacaacaacaaggagAAACAACGGTACATCTGCAAACCAATGCGCCAATTAGTGGCCCAATTGTAATAGCCTCAACCTCGTCTGCGGCAGCCAGCGCAATAACAACATCGAAAAAGAAGAAACGCAAAAAGCGTCCAAAAGATCGTAAACCAAAATTGCGGCCTGGAGAAATTCGACTTACAACCGCATTAGATGGCAGTCCATTATATTTGTGTCCTGAATGTCAGGTCGCATATCCTGAGCCCGATTTACTCGAAATCCATTTAGTAGGGCATAATCTTGAGCGCCGCTACATTTGCGATATTTGTCAAGCGGCCTTGAAGCGCAAGGATCATCTGACGCGTCATAAGCAATCGCACAATCCAGAGAGACCGTATATCTGTACAGTTTGTCTAAAAGCGTTCAAACGGAAAGAGCAATTAAGTCTGCACTTTGTGATACACTCAGGTGAAAAACGGCATTTGTGTCAAGAATGTGGCAAAGGATTCTATCGCAAGGATCATCTGCGCAAGCATACACGTTCTCATATAGCTCGACGCGTCAAAGCTGAGCTTAGTATGCAGAATGAAAGTGAACATGGCACGAGTATGTTGCAGCCGGTCACTGTGACAACAATTGCTGAGGTccaacagcagcaacagcaacagcaacagcatCTACAACAACAAGCGACTAGTTCAGTGCAGCAACAAGCGACGAGTTCGATACAGCAGCAACATCAGAACACTGCGCAGCAACAGACCACTACTCAGCAactgcaacagcaacaacaacaacagcttcagCAACAAATGCATACACAGCAAATGCAACATGTTGTTGTtacacagcaacaacagcaaattCTCAATTAG